In a genomic window of Deltaproteobacteria bacterium:
- a CDS encoding HEAT repeat domain-containing protein — translation MGQLETSETGRALGETPAEPKELRPQAARLAGLLDRMARGGTDAEGRDISSLQAAKEEFLEGLGEFLAKAPSLSLEIGPFAFLWQGETIYENTDPSAVPHRLYRAGMRRIEFHPGIDQGELVRFLGLLGDSGPGTGEGEPCVFPLLDEDLPHLRWVEADEYMKVHPLPVPGSLEDLKHRYPRCDMPKRRQSKILREHCPGSEADFLEPLGEKHSRAAVGFPVLGKVYHITLDEVEAINRRIVDESTPPFRLKTLETLIEVLLMERSHRDFEEIISTILGILDASLRAGDFHGAVRVLKKFYRCLHVAGFDETQKRQIRKAIFEAGNESRVHAVHEGVKSSEEQDFDGLAEYIALLQRNAVPHLCRLLGELEGSKPRRIVSDALAELGKTSVSVFGAFLDDHRWYLARNMVYILGRIGRRECFPYLEKALDHPDPRVRREAVQAIPAVTSKEEAIAHLTRKLDDPDSKIRSIACLQLARVGKKEALRPLLDRVVSKAFRKRETREARLFLQALGLVGSDEAVPVLLRILMKKTYLGRIRGDEIRRSAADALGAIGTDKAVAALQRSTVTGDEVAREASLAVLNRISR, via the coding sequence ATGGGGCAGTTGGAGACCTCGGAGACCGGCCGGGCCCTTGGGGAGACGCCAGCCGAGCCAAAAGAGCTGAGGCCCCAGGCTGCCCGACTGGCCGGCCTGTTGGACCGCATGGCAAGAGGGGGTACTGACGCCGAGGGCAGGGACATTTCCTCACTCCAGGCGGCTAAGGAAGAATTCCTGGAAGGGCTCGGGGAATTCCTGGCAAAGGCCCCGAGTCTCAGTCTCGAGATCGGCCCTTTTGCCTTCCTATGGCAGGGAGAGACGATTTACGAAAACACCGATCCCAGCGCTGTTCCACACAGGCTGTACAGGGCAGGGATGAGGAGAATCGAATTCCACCCTGGAATCGATCAAGGGGAGTTGGTGAGGTTCCTCGGCTTGCTCGGAGACTCCGGCCCTGGCACCGGGGAGGGAGAGCCTTGTGTCTTCCCGCTCCTCGATGAGGATCTCCCCCACCTCCGTTGGGTAGAGGCCGATGAGTACATGAAGGTCCACCCCCTGCCTGTGCCCGGGAGTCTGGAGGATCTGAAGCACCGGTACCCCCGGTGCGACATGCCAAAGCGGCGGCAGTCAAAGATCCTGAGAGAACACTGTCCCGGTTCTGAAGCCGATTTCTTGGAGCCTCTGGGGGAGAAACACTCCCGAGCAGCCGTGGGATTTCCGGTCCTGGGCAAGGTCTATCACATCACACTTGATGAAGTGGAAGCCATCAACCGCCGGATAGTCGATGAATCGACACCGCCCTTCAGGTTGAAGACACTGGAGACCCTCATTGAAGTCCTTTTGATGGAAAGATCGCATCGAGACTTCGAGGAGATCATCTCGACGATCCTCGGAATCCTCGATGCTTCTCTGAGAGCAGGGGATTTTCATGGAGCGGTCCGGGTCCTCAAGAAGTTCTACCGGTGTCTTCACGTGGCCGGGTTCGACGAGACACAAAAAAGACAGATCAGAAAAGCGATCTTCGAAGCGGGAAACGAATCCCGCGTGCATGCCGTACACGAGGGCGTCAAGTCCTCGGAGGAGCAGGACTTCGACGGGCTTGCCGAGTACATCGCACTTCTCCAGAGAAACGCGGTTCCTCATCTGTGCCGGCTTCTGGGGGAACTGGAGGGCTCAAAACCGAGGAGGATCGTCTCGGATGCCCTGGCCGAGCTCGGCAAGACGAGTGTCAGCGTTTTTGGCGCGTTTCTCGACGATCACCGCTGGTACCTGGCCCGGAACATGGTCTACATTCTGGGTCGGATCGGTAGAAGGGAGTGCTTCCCCTATCTGGAGAAGGCCCTGGACCATCCAGATCCCAGGGTTCGGCGTGAAGCCGTCCAGGCGATCCCGGCAGTGACGAGTAAGGAAGAGGCCATAGCTCACCTCACAAGGAAACTCGACGACCCGGACAGTAAAATCAGAAGCATTGCCTGCCTCCAATTGGCCAGAGTGGGCAAAAAAGAGGCCCTGCGCCCTCTGCTCGATCGGGTGGTATCCAAGGCTTTCCGGAAAAGGGAGACCCGGGAGGCGAGGCTTTTTCTCCAGGCTCTCGGCCTCGTGGGTTCTGATGAGGCGGTTCCAGTGCTTCTTCGTATCCTGATGAAGAAGACCTACCTCGGCAGGATCAGGGGGGATGAGATCAGGAGAAGTGCTGCCGATGCCCTGGGGGCCATTGGAACTGACAAGGCCGTAGCGGCCCTACAGAGGAGCACCGTCACGGGGGACGAGGTGGCCAGAGAGGCCAGCCTCGCCGTTCTCAACCGAATCAGTAGATGA
- a CDS encoding ABC transporter permease yields the protein MGFLLSAVVRSFDLILSLDGEIYGIVLRSLRFSLSATALAVLLGVPVGFLIGSRRFRGRSAVITLLNTAMALPTVVVGLLGYSFLSRSAPLGFLNLMFSPMAVILGEFLLSLPVITNLTVAAVQSVDPRALLTARALGAGAFHTAWTVLMEARFSLMAAIVAGYGRAVSEVGSAMMLGGNIRFHTRTMTTAIALETSKGEFGFALALGFFLLLLVLSMNIFFHYFQIKARTW from the coding sequence GTGGGCTTTCTGTTGAGTGCTGTCGTGAGATCCTTTGATCTGATTCTCTCTCTCGACGGCGAGATCTATGGAATCGTCCTGCGATCTCTGCGTTTCTCCCTGAGTGCCACAGCTCTCGCCGTGCTCCTGGGGGTTCCGGTTGGATTCCTCATCGGGTCGAGACGATTCAGAGGGAGATCTGCGGTCATCACCCTGCTCAACACGGCCATGGCCTTACCCACCGTTGTCGTTGGGCTCTTGGGTTATTCATTTCTCTCGAGAAGCGCTCCCCTTGGTTTCTTGAATCTCATGTTTTCCCCCATGGCCGTGATTCTCGGAGAGTTTCTGCTGTCCCTTCCGGTTATTACGAATCTCACGGTCGCGGCTGTCCAGTCTGTGGACCCAAGAGCACTGCTCACCGCCAGGGCCCTGGGGGCAGGGGCTTTTCACACGGCTTGGACTGTCCTGATGGAGGCGAGATTCTCTCTGATGGCAGCGATTGTCGCGGGTTACGGCCGTGCGGTCTCAGAGGTGGGATCGGCCATGATGCTCGGGGGTAACATCAGATTCCACACGCGGACAATGACCACAGCGATAGCACTCGAGACCAGCAAAGGGGAATTCGGTTTCGCCCTTGCTTTGGGCTTTTTTCTTCTTCTTCTGGTCTTGTCAATGAACATTTTCTTCCATTACTTCCAGATAAAGGCCCGCACTTGGTAA
- the efp gene encoding elongation factor P, translated as MLTIYDFRKGLKIELNGEPFVLVDYEHVKPGKGGAFARAKIKSLITGNVREQTFRVSDRLESPDVVERQMQYLYRDGEKYCFMDNETYEQFFLTEDQVGKSKDFLKENINVSLLYYNGKPIGIELPIFVELEIVDTQPGVRGDTASGGTKPAILETGATVQVPLFLNQGDVIKIDTRTGAYIERVK; from the coding sequence ATGTTAACCATCTACGATTTTAGAAAAGGACTCAAGATCGAGCTCAACGGAGAACCCTTTGTACTCGTCGACTACGAACACGTCAAACCAGGCAAGGGCGGTGCATTCGCTCGGGCAAAGATCAAGAGCCTGATCACAGGAAACGTTCGGGAACAGACCTTTCGCGTCTCCGACCGGTTGGAGAGTCCGGACGTCGTGGAGAGGCAGATGCAGTATCTATACCGGGACGGAGAAAAATACTGTTTCATGGATAATGAGACTTACGAACAGTTTTTTCTTACCGAAGATCAGGTGGGAAAGAGCAAGGACTTTTTGAAGGAGAATATTAATGTCTCCCTTCTTTACTACAACGGGAAGCCCATAGGGATCGAGCTGCCCATTTTTGTGGAACTCGAGATCGTAGACACACAGCCGGGTGTGAGGGGAGACACCGCTTCGGGTGGGACTAAGCCGGCCATCCTGGAGACCGGGGCAACAGTTCAGGTACCCCTTTTTCTGAACCAAGGGGACGTGATCAAGATCGACACAAGGACCGGCGCGTATATCGAGAGGGTGAAGTAG
- a CDS encoding zinc-ribbon domain-containing protein, whose translation MIVECPRCHTRYRINELLFIENSRNVRCSRCRHVFTVAKVSRLSCSICGKEISRTEQYMIRYYRRSPYAICPLCANTYRGALGRDKQKG comes from the coding sequence TTGATTGTCGAGTGCCCCCGGTGTCATACCCGGTACAGGATTAACGAGCTTCTCTTCATAGAAAATTCCAGGAACGTTCGTTGCTCTCGTTGCCGTCACGTGTTCACGGTGGCAAAAGTATCACGCCTCAGCTGCTCCATCTGCGGCAAGGAGATCTCACGCACCGAACAATACATGATCAGATACTACAGGAGGTCCCCCTACGCCATCTGCCCACTCTGTGCCAACACCTATCGGGGAGCGCTGGGAAGAGACAAACAAAAGGGATAA
- a CDS encoding substrate-binding domain-containing protein, with amino-acid sequence MKKAVVLFSVMFCFWIPVSGHPQSERLRVASTTSTDNTGLFGALNPPFENRFHAAVDVIAQGTGKALKTAERGDCDLVFVHSRPAEEKFVRDGYGVNRRDVMYNDFVIVGPQKDPAGIAGLKDAVEALKRIASAKASFVSRGDDSGTHKREKALWKKARLAPRGRWYIESGQGMGAVLQIAQEKRAYTLSDRGTYLAYRGKIDLVILAQGDRLLFNPYGIIAVNPARYPAVNYVLAMAYIGWVTSAEGQEIIRNFGKDIFGQSLFIPLAVP; translated from the coding sequence ATGAAGAAGGCGGTTGTTCTTTTCTCTGTTATGTTCTGTTTTTGGATCCCGGTCTCGGGACATCCCCAAAGCGAGAGGCTGCGAGTCGCCAGCACCACAAGTACCGATAACACCGGGCTCTTCGGTGCGCTGAACCCTCCCTTTGAGAATAGATTTCACGCCGCCGTCGACGTTATTGCCCAGGGGACCGGAAAAGCCCTCAAAACAGCCGAAAGGGGCGACTGTGATCTGGTCTTTGTCCACTCCCGCCCGGCTGAAGAGAAGTTTGTCAGAGACGGTTACGGTGTGAACCGGCGGGACGTCATGTATAATGACTTTGTCATCGTCGGCCCCCAAAAGGATCCTGCGGGAATAGCCGGTCTCAAAGACGCCGTGGAAGCGCTCAAAAGAATCGCCTCTGCCAAGGCCTCCTTCGTCTCACGAGGTGACGATTCAGGAACGCATAAAAGGGAGAAGGCTCTCTGGAAAAAAGCCCGTCTCGCTCCAAGAGGCCGATGGTACATAGAGTCCGGCCAGGGCATGGGCGCGGTCCTCCAGATCGCTCAGGAGAAGAGGGCCTATACCCTTTCCGATCGCGGCACATATCTCGCCTACAGGGGGAAGATCGACCTCGTCATCCTGGCCCAGGGAGACCGGCTGCTTTTCAATCCATATGGAATCATAGCCGTCAATCCTGCAAGATACCCCGCAGTCAACTATGTCTTGGCCATGGCCTACATAGGATGGGTGACCTCTGCGGAGGGGCAGGAGATAATCAGGAACTTTGGGAAAGACATATTCGGCCAATCTCTTTTCATCCCCCTGGCCGTGCCTTAG
- a CDS encoding aminopeptidase P family protein has product MEGEDSEHPEAAKTRGRSLKKRRFQWVTRLLNHRNLDGLLVTSPENVRYWSGFTGSDAALLFTGDRRRLLTDSRYITQAADEASGYELAEYSKKVEGIADAILASRVKRLGFESEHVTYAFWAELSAKLTGIALVPLEREVRAARIRKDPSEIRLMKKAISIAEKALLNTLCRVEPGIAEKELAREIEFEMRRLGAETVAFETIVASGYRAALPHGKPTEKRLKRGDLLLIDFGSRFNGYHSDETCTFCLGEPTAEQRKIYSIVKEAHDRAISSIRAGVSLQEIDRVARGYIADKGYGARFGHGLGHGVGLAIHEEPRISFDSEGVAEGGMVFTVEPGIYIPGWGGIRIEDMVLVRKEECEVLTQIDKGLRVF; this is encoded by the coding sequence ATGGAGGGAGAAGATTCGGAACATCCAGAGGCGGCGAAGACAAGGGGACGTAGTTTGAAGAAACGACGATTCCAATGGGTGACCAGACTTCTCAACCACAGGAACCTGGACGGGCTGCTGGTCACTTCTCCTGAAAACGTCAGGTACTGGAGCGGTTTTACTGGTTCTGATGCCGCCCTCCTTTTCACAGGAGATAGGAGGCGGCTGCTGACTGATTCCAGGTACATAACCCAGGCCGCAGATGAGGCATCCGGTTACGAGCTGGCCGAATACTCCAAAAAGGTGGAAGGGATTGCAGACGCGATCCTCGCTTCCCGGGTGAAACGGCTGGGTTTCGAATCAGAGCACGTCACCTATGCATTCTGGGCCGAGCTTTCGGCAAAGCTCACAGGTATCGCTCTCGTCCCGCTGGAAAGGGAGGTCCGGGCGGCAAGAATCAGAAAGGACCCTTCTGAGATTCGCCTCATGAAAAAAGCCATCTCAATTGCAGAAAAGGCCCTTCTCAATACCCTCTGCCGGGTGGAACCGGGAATCGCGGAGAAGGAACTCGCCCGGGAGATCGAATTCGAGATGAGGCGGCTCGGCGCAGAGACAGTCGCTTTTGAGACTATCGTCGCCTCGGGCTACAGAGCGGCCCTCCCTCATGGTAAACCCACCGAAAAGAGACTGAAAAGGGGAGATCTCCTTCTCATCGATTTCGGCAGCCGGTTCAACGGATACCATTCCGATGAAACCTGTACTTTCTGCCTGGGCGAGCCCACTGCCGAACAGCGGAAGATTTACTCCATCGTGAAAGAAGCCCATGATCGAGCCATCTCTTCGATCAGAGCCGGTGTGTCCCTCCAGGAGATCGACCGAGTCGCCAGGGGGTATATCGCAGATAAGGGGTACGGGGCTCGTTTTGGGCACGGCCTCGGCCATGGGGTGGGCCTGGCGATTCATGAAGAGCCGAGAATCTCCTTCGACAGTGAGGGTGTTGCCGAAGGCGGCATGGTTTTCACCGTCGAACCCGGTATCTATATTCCAGGATGGGGGGGGATCCGAATCGAGGACATGGTTCTGGTAAGAAAAGAGGAGTGCGAGGTCCTGACCCAGATCGACAAGGGTCTCAGGGTCTTTTGA
- a CDS encoding tetratricopeptide repeat protein has protein sequence MGEKIATKTLAELYLEQGDTRKALEIYQQVLEQEPSNEEIREAIRVLESRVKRPAQANTVDQGDGTGRSEKIKKLEKWREKIRNIQRRRRQGDVV, from the coding sequence GTGGGGGAGAAAATCGCCACAAAAACCCTCGCCGAGCTCTATCTCGAGCAGGGAGATACTCGGAAGGCCCTTGAGATCTACCAGCAAGTACTCGAGCAAGAGCCCTCCAACGAGGAGATCCGCGAGGCTATCAGGGTGCTTGAGTCCAGGGTCAAGCGGCCTGCCCAGGCCAATACCGTGGATCAAGGAGACGGGACTGGCAGGAGTGAAAAGATCAAGAAGCTGGAAAAATGGAGGGAGAAGATTCGGAACATCCAGAGGCGGCGAAGACAAGGGGACGTAGTTTGA
- a CDS encoding HD domain-containing protein yields MTDMVSQPTNRGLLISPRGNELVLRLYNAIRSLVRARHDVSALHETIGRLLEEEGQVSIEIRRDRFLLNDRKVEMRSGHAVNRILLAELRKRGIGRIEFSGLPDCPGLEDFLKSLMGMGGEEGLSGETAVEPTDEVKIGSVRVKGLEPDVKSREAGPSGGERACYAWVYFYAIDLVRELFLQAERNEPLDLALARRVTRAVVSGCGDAPANWMGLATFKTNSEFLANHSVNVAIYAVALGDRLGLPRRFLVDLGLAALLHDVGEVGFHFLEDGQGPELTLDQWEEIQKHPVLGVKKVLGSSGCDEAAMDRVIDGIFSHHLHYDLSGFPKGKRKGRTSLVGSLISLADFYDLAVRPFGERRFPCFSDRVLELMIDRAGTDFDPLLARYFIRTVGVPPVGTLCRFDTGELGIVSTIMGEGSGEEGSRVQLLERTGERYRRGELISLGPPDRKAGRTPRAIRAVVDPNELAIDVAEYLIEF; encoded by the coding sequence ATGACAGACATGGTATCGCAACCCACGAATCGGGGTCTTCTCATCTCACCCCGGGGAAACGAGCTGGTCCTGAGGCTTTACAATGCCATCAGATCTCTCGTCAGGGCCCGCCACGACGTCTCGGCCCTCCACGAGACCATCGGGCGTCTCCTCGAGGAAGAGGGCCAGGTCTCGATTGAGATCCGCAGGGATCGCTTCTTGCTGAACGACAGGAAGGTGGAGATGCGCTCCGGCCATGCGGTCAATCGAATACTCTTGGCCGAACTTAGGAAGAGGGGAATCGGCAGGATCGAATTCTCTGGGCTTCCCGATTGCCCGGGACTGGAGGACTTTCTCAAATCCCTGATGGGGATGGGGGGCGAGGAAGGGTTGAGTGGCGAGACCGCCGTCGAGCCCACGGATGAGGTAAAGATCGGCTCTGTGCGCGTGAAGGGCCTGGAGCCGGACGTCAAAAGTCGGGAAGCGGGTCCGTCCGGTGGGGAGCGTGCCTGTTACGCCTGGGTCTATTTCTACGCCATTGATCTGGTCAGAGAGTTGTTTCTCCAGGCCGAAAGGAATGAGCCCCTGGATCTGGCTCTTGCCAGGCGAGTCACACGGGCGGTGGTTTCTGGGTGTGGAGATGCACCGGCAAATTGGATGGGCCTTGCAACCTTCAAGACCAACAGCGAATTCCTGGCGAACCATTCGGTAAACGTCGCCATCTATGCGGTCGCCCTCGGTGACCGGTTGGGACTACCCCGCAGGTTTCTGGTCGATCTGGGTCTGGCGGCTCTGCTCCACGATGTAGGTGAGGTTGGATTCCACTTCTTGGAGGACGGGCAAGGACCGGAATTGACCCTTGACCAATGGGAAGAGATACAGAAGCATCCTGTTCTGGGTGTCAAGAAGGTTCTCGGGTCGAGTGGGTGTGATGAGGCCGCCATGGACCGCGTGATCGATGGGATTTTCAGCCATCACCTTCACTACGACCTCTCGGGATTTCCGAAAGGGAAGAGAAAGGGGCGAACCTCACTGGTGGGGAGTCTGATCTCATTGGCCGACTTCTACGACCTCGCGGTAAGGCCATTTGGTGAACGTCGATTTCCCTGCTTTTCCGACCGGGTGTTGGAGCTTATGATCGACAGGGCTGGGACGGACTTTGATCCGCTTCTGGCCAGGTACTTCATCCGTACGGTTGGAGTTCCTCCTGTCGGAACTCTGTGCCGGTTCGATACCGGCGAGCTTGGGATTGTTTCCACCATCATGGGAGAGGGGAGCGGGGAAGAAGGGTCCCGCGTCCAACTCCTGGAGCGTACCGGGGAGAGATACAGAAGAGGTGAGTTGATCTCGCTCGGCCCTCCTGATCGCAAGGCGGGCAGGACTCCTAGAGCCATCCGGGCAGTGGTCGATCCGAACGAACTCGCGATCGACGTCGCAGAATATCTCATTGAGTTCTGA
- a CDS encoding PilZ domain-containing protein has product MIKDTRERRKYPRYEISFPISFRVSGLAPVVSKAESIEGIGTRTTGKVGNISLEGLLIEANPTRDQVSEIIRAKQGDDRFDIEIETSLGGESVKVTGKVVWYDINFLEEAPYHFRAGIFLEEMDLATRRVWKAFISRARG; this is encoded by the coding sequence ATGATAAAAGACACTCGTGAAAGACGGAAGTATCCACGATACGAGATCTCCTTTCCCATTAGCTTCCGGGTCTCCGGGCTTGCCCCGGTGGTTTCAAAGGCTGAGAGCATCGAGGGAATCGGGACCAGAACCACCGGGAAGGTGGGGAATATCTCCCTGGAGGGTCTTCTCATTGAGGCGAACCCGACTCGGGATCAAGTGAGTGAGATCATCAGGGCCAAGCAGGGAGACGACCGGTTTGACATCGAGATCGAAACCAGCCTGGGTGGGGAGAGCGTCAAGGTGACCGGGAAAGTCGTCTGGTACGATATAAACTTCTTGGAGGAGGCCCCTTACCATTTTCGTGCAGGCATATTCTTGGAAGAGATGGACCTGGCAACGAGGAGGGTCTGGAAGGCCTTCATTTCGAGAGCAAGGGGTTAG
- a CDS encoding helix-turn-helix transcriptional regulator codes for MTTKELAGLLRLNEKKVYQLVREGGLPHVRIAGKWLFPKKHIFRWIDENVRRQEDILIAGSDDVLLGRVLASYSGERFPTSLVFYSPVGSLRGIECLRRYKAQACCVHLFDEETGQYNIPFLERLLPSVGYVVVNLWYRSQGLIVRKGNPLGLRGLEDVVKKKARFVNRNRGSGTRFLLEYLLKLRGLQKSDLAGFEDETDSHLEVAFRVFFGEADVGLGIEYVTHLVPLDFIPLQEERFDLVVASELWPTKALKGFMEYINPAGIRNLSRSLPGYRLDDTGKVLLKTR; via the coding sequence ATGACGACCAAGGAGCTTGCCGGTTTGCTCCGCCTCAACGAAAAAAAAGTCTACCAACTCGTACGGGAGGGAGGCCTTCCCCATGTAAGGATAGCAGGAAAATGGCTCTTCCCGAAAAAACATATCTTCCGTTGGATCGACGAGAACGTTCGACGGCAAGAGGACATCCTGATTGCTGGGAGTGACGATGTCCTCCTCGGGAGGGTGTTGGCCTCCTATTCGGGAGAAAGGTTTCCCACGTCCCTGGTGTTCTATTCCCCTGTGGGGAGCCTCAGGGGTATCGAATGTCTCCGCCGGTACAAGGCACAGGCCTGCTGTGTCCACCTGTTCGATGAAGAGACCGGACAGTACAATATTCCCTTTCTGGAAAGGCTCCTTCCCTCTGTCGGCTATGTAGTCGTCAATCTCTGGTATAGGAGCCAAGGCCTTATCGTGAGAAAGGGGAACCCCCTCGGGCTCAGGGGCCTTGAGGATGTCGTCAAGAAGAAGGCGAGATTCGTAAACCGGAACAGGGGATCTGGTACAAGATTCCTCCTTGAATACCTCTTGAAGCTCAGGGGGTTGCAGAAGAGTGATCTGGCAGGCTTTGAGGACGAGACCGACAGCCACCTTGAGGTTGCCTTCCGGGTTTTTTTCGGCGAGGCCGATGTCGGACTCGGCATCGAGTATGTCACCCATCTCGTCCCTCTGGATTTCATCCCCCTTCAGGAGGAACGGTTCGATCTTGTCGTTGCGAGCGAACTCTGGCCGACAAAGGCCTTGAAAGGGTTCATGGAATACATAAACCCTGCCGGAATTCGGAACCTGTCCCGGTCTCTGCCCGGATATCGATTGGATGACACAGGGAAGGTTCTCCTGAAAACCCGCTGA
- a CDS encoding DUF456 domain-containing protein, with protein MTTILIIIGFLLVLAALAGCFLPAIPGPPLGFLALIVLSFAKDGEAFSTTFLIVMACLTALVTGLDYVLPAIGAKKYGASTSGVWVSIAGMVIGFFLLPPWGMLAGAFLGALIGELITGKGGKQMFRAGWGVLVGNLLGIGLKLALSGVMFFFYVKEMF; from the coding sequence TTGACAACCATACTCATCATCATTGGATTTCTTCTTGTCCTGGCCGCTCTGGCCGGCTGTTTCCTGCCCGCCATCCCGGGGCCTCCACTGGGTTTCCTGGCTCTGATCGTTCTTTCCTTTGCAAAGGACGGGGAAGCCTTTAGCACGACTTTCTTGATTGTCATGGCATGTCTCACCGCACTGGTGACTGGCCTTGACTATGTGCTCCCTGCAATCGGGGCAAAGAAATACGGGGCTTCGACATCGGGTGTGTGGGTTTCCATTGCCGGGATGGTAATCGGCTTTTTTCTGTTGCCGCCATGGGGAATGCTTGCTGGTGCCTTCCTGGGCGCACTGATTGGAGAACTCATAACCGGTAAGGGAGGAAAACAGATGTTCCGAGCCGGTTGGGGTGTTCTAGTCGGAAACCTCCTGGGAATCGGACTCAAACTTGCCCTATCCGGGGTAATGTTCTTCTTCTATGTCAAGGAGATGTTTTGA
- a CDS encoding ATP-binding cassette domain-containing protein, whose protein sequence is MGILDLRGIVHVCQGRKILEIPSLSVQRGEIYGVVGPNGSGKTTLLSIMGLILRPTQGEVYFEGHRVVPDKRSLMGFRESVVMVFQSPYLFKTSVARNVSYGLRLRGVPRRRWEARVKEVLELVGLTGFEKRKAGELSGGETQLVALARALILDPKVLLLDEPTANVDPRQVHRFEGIISRINSERATTVVLTTHNLAQAYRLSQRVVSLFEGSLVESTTHNLFSGRIVQTGEGPCFDTGTIRIWIVPGYEPLDARYASIDPENVILSREPFSSSARNQFHGRVAEITELGGKILLKVRSQEDFYVQISEQSLSNMAPTVGSPVYLTFKASSVKLL, encoded by the coding sequence ATGGGGATTCTCGACCTCAGGGGCATCGTCCACGTTTGTCAGGGCAGGAAGATCCTGGAGATACCGAGCCTGTCTGTTCAGAGGGGAGAGATCTACGGTGTAGTGGGCCCGAACGGCTCCGGTAAGACCACGCTCCTTTCGATAATGGGTCTTATCCTCAGGCCGACACAGGGAGAGGTCTACTTCGAAGGGCACCGGGTTGTCCCTGACAAGAGATCCCTCATGGGATTTCGTGAATCCGTGGTAATGGTCTTCCAATCTCCCTATCTTTTCAAGACGTCCGTGGCAAGGAATGTCTCTTACGGATTGCGCCTGAGAGGAGTTCCGCGGAGGAGATGGGAGGCCAGAGTAAAGGAGGTCCTCGAATTGGTCGGTCTGACGGGTTTCGAAAAGAGGAAAGCCGGTGAACTCTCAGGGGGCGAGACCCAGTTGGTCGCCTTGGCCAGAGCGTTGATTCTCGATCCCAAGGTGCTTCTTCTCGACGAGCCCACGGCCAATGTCGATCCCAGGCAGGTACATCGCTTTGAGGGGATCATCTCCAGAATAAACAGCGAGCGGGCGACCACGGTCGTTCTGACCACACATAATCTGGCTCAGGCCTACCGGTTGAGTCAAAGGGTGGTTTCCCTGTTCGAAGGTTCTTTGGTGGAATCGACCACCCACAACCTATTTTCAGGAAGGATCGTTCAGACCGGGGAGGGCCCGTGCTTTGATACGGGAACCATCCGTATTTGGATCGTTCCAGGATACGAACCCCTTGATGCGAGGTACGCTTCAATCGATCCTGAAAATGTGATTCTCTCACGAGAGCCCTTCTCGTCGAGTGCGAGGAATCAGTTTCATGGAAGGGTCGCCGAGATTACGGAACTGGGCGGGAAGATCCTGCTGAAGGTGCGCTCGCAGGAAGACTTCTACGTCCAGATCTCGGAGCAGTCTCTATCGAACATGGCCCCCACCGTAGGTTCACCGGTCTATCTCACTTTCAAGGCTTCCTCGGTCAAGCTCCTGTAG